Proteins encoded by one window of Candidatus Sumerlaea chitinivorans:
- a CDS encoding Platelet-activating factor acetylhydrolase IB gamma subunit, protein MGVRKAQKVAVGVAAVHLACLGQPAMGGSVTPLPLSAADRPATSSFAWYDARLLTVEGKGYNDTEQFWQRLPARAKGKVPPAVWDLSKHTAGICVRFVTDSTTIAAEWDGVTALKMNHMAFSGSAGLDLYRRTGRGWRYVATGRPQDHRTSQVLISKAPAGFSEYLLHLPPYHPTTSLRIGIDPAAKLAPAAPRSPERAKPIVFYGTSITQGGCASRAGMGHVMILGRWLDRPVINLGFSGSGKGEPEVLDLVNELDAAVFVLEPLPNMTTEQVRERLPMWVEKLRTNHPQTPILLVENPLKSRRDEQNRALQKVFADARKKGIARLYLLPADKQLAGREEGTVDGVHPTDLGFVRMAECYAPVLRRLLSLSGE, encoded by the coding sequence ATGGGTGTCCGAAAAGCTCAGAAGGTTGCGGTTGGAGTCGCTGCAGTTCATTTGGCATGTCTGGGGCAACCCGCCATGGGAGGGAGTGTAACGCCCCTGCCGCTGTCCGCAGCGGATCGTCCCGCGACCTCATCGTTTGCGTGGTACGATGCGCGCCTGCTTACGGTGGAGGGGAAGGGCTACAATGACACGGAGCAATTCTGGCAACGTCTTCCCGCGCGAGCCAAGGGTAAAGTGCCGCCCGCGGTGTGGGATCTCAGCAAGCACACAGCGGGCATCTGTGTACGGTTCGTTACCGATTCTACGACTATCGCCGCGGAATGGGATGGAGTCACGGCCCTGAAAATGAACCACATGGCTTTCAGCGGAAGTGCTGGGCTGGATCTTTATCGGCGAACGGGGCGGGGTTGGCGATACGTGGCCACGGGTCGGCCTCAGGATCATCGTACCTCTCAGGTGCTCATCTCGAAAGCGCCTGCGGGCTTCTCGGAGTATCTCCTGCACCTACCGCCATACCATCCCACCACGAGCTTGCGGATTGGCATTGATCCCGCTGCCAAACTGGCCCCCGCTGCCCCTCGTTCCCCAGAGCGAGCCAAGCCCATTGTGTTTTACGGCACGAGCATTACCCAAGGCGGGTGTGCCTCGCGTGCGGGCATGGGGCATGTGATGATTCTCGGCCGATGGCTCGATCGTCCAGTGATCAACTTAGGCTTTTCCGGTTCCGGCAAAGGCGAGCCGGAGGTATTGGACCTCGTCAATGAGCTCGACGCCGCGGTCTTTGTTCTCGAGCCTCTTCCAAATATGACAACCGAGCAGGTGCGCGAGCGTCTCCCGATGTGGGTCGAGAAGCTGCGGACCAACCATCCGCAAACGCCGATTCTGCTCGTTGAGAACCCCCTGAAATCGCGCCGGGATGAGCAGAATCGTGCACTCCAAAAGGTGTTTGCTGACGCGCGTAAGAAAGGAATCGCGCGTCTTTATTTGCTTCCAGCGGACAAACAGCTCGCCGGCCGCGAAGAGGGCACAGTGGACGGCGTGCATCCCACGGACTTAGGGTTTGTCCGTATGGCGGAATGCTATGCGCCGGTA
- a CDS encoding Twitching motility protein PilT, protein MVERVEKLEDLLQEMVDRGASDLFLKAGSRPAMRIDGEIVLTDYGEMTMDETQAIALQLMTPEQAEYFARIPEMDLAVGVRGVGRFRVNIFRQRGSVGLVFRYISNPTFSFDDLNLPPVVRTLAEKRRGLILVTGTTGSGKSTTLAAMINHINHTRRCHIVTIEDPIEFLHQDELAIINQREVGFDTKSFSDALKHVMRQSPDVILIGEMRDLETISTAIAAAETGHLVLSTLHTIDAVQTVERIINYFPAYLHPQIRMELALCLQGVICQRLLPLASGRGRIPAVEILVSTPTIRKLLHEGKTLELPVHIEAGGHVGMQTFNQSLLQLYRMKKIRMEDALLYASSPDEFRLMAEGIASGVKAREMGSIYG, encoded by the coding sequence ATGGTGGAACGCGTCGAAAAACTTGAAGACCTCCTGCAGGAAATGGTGGACCGTGGCGCTTCGGACCTGTTCCTAAAAGCTGGTTCGCGCCCCGCCATGCGCATTGACGGTGAAATTGTGCTCACCGACTACGGCGAAATGACGATGGATGAGACTCAGGCCATCGCATTGCAACTCATGACCCCCGAACAGGCCGAATATTTTGCGCGGATTCCCGAGATGGACTTGGCGGTCGGTGTGCGGGGCGTTGGGCGCTTTCGCGTCAATATCTTCCGACAACGCGGTTCGGTGGGCCTCGTTTTCCGATACATCTCCAACCCCACGTTTTCCTTCGATGATCTCAACCTTCCGCCCGTCGTGCGCACGCTCGCTGAGAAACGTCGTGGGCTCATTCTCGTGACAGGTACGACGGGCAGCGGCAAATCCACCACTTTGGCGGCGATGATCAATCACATCAACCACACCCGCCGATGCCACATTGTGACGATCGAAGATCCGATTGAATTCCTCCATCAGGATGAGCTGGCAATCATCAATCAGCGCGAAGTGGGCTTTGACACCAAGAGCTTCAGCGATGCGCTCAAGCACGTGATGCGCCAATCGCCAGACGTCATTCTTATTGGCGAAATGCGCGACTTGGAGACCATCTCGACGGCGATCGCGGCAGCCGAGACGGGTCACCTCGTGCTCTCGACTTTGCACACGATTGACGCCGTTCAGACGGTCGAACGCATCATCAATTACTTCCCTGCGTACTTACACCCACAAATCCGGATGGAGTTGGCGCTCTGCTTGCAAGGTGTCATCTGCCAGCGGCTTTTGCCTTTGGCTTCGGGCCGCGGCCGAATCCCTGCGGTTGAGATCCTCGTCTCCACCCCAACGATTCGCAAGCTCCTCCACGAAGGCAAAACCCTCGAGTTACCGGTACACATTGAGGCCGGTGGACATGTAGGGATGCAAACGTTCAATCAATCCCTCCTGCAGCTCTACCGCATGAAAAAAATTCGAATGGAGGATGCTCTCCTCTACGCAAGCAGTCCGGACGAATTCCGGCTCATGGCGGAGGGCATTGCTTCGGGGGTCAAGGCCCGAGAAATGGGCAGCATCTACGGATAA
- a CDS encoding Type IV fimbrial assembly, ATPase PilB gives MSNKALGQLLVERGFITAEQCEQALQYARSNGMRLGEALIALEFITPSLLSSALAEQFGTLAMVIEPSMLDIDLVRRFPLEFLHKHKLLPLLEIESQLIVAVGDPNDTEGLRELSAFVPGKELVVQLADAFQIEKALEFAAARLLSVEALSSPPERVDSETAETHELLESCLERVFEEPNADVVLRTSGDHAFVVREKLAGDLQRLPLRVISVDVAGGLVEALRARTVWWGHPLDAVGHLELPVKFQGRGFRVQAAYLLDGNGAVVRLRALSQSPPSPCAEHISVAERLRCPLTVIRYEDASPLAQFFSSLCSTHAGDCVVLFTDVVRCLFPRAIQFSALASDPVVLVRRLTPSVVAFDVLCAREVFERLRAEFPRSPRVILAAPLGAEDKSLPTWMEQFIRDGQAAVVRLTASTCSLEVLPPAVAAQPEIPEEQRWT, from the coding sequence GTGTCGAACAAAGCGCTTGGGCAGCTCTTGGTGGAGCGGGGTTTCATCACCGCGGAACAATGTGAGCAGGCTCTTCAGTATGCGCGCTCCAACGGCATGCGTTTGGGCGAGGCGCTGATTGCCCTCGAATTTATCACGCCAAGCCTTCTCTCCTCGGCTTTGGCCGAGCAGTTCGGGACGCTTGCCATGGTAATTGAGCCCTCGATGCTCGACATAGATCTTGTCCGCCGTTTCCCTTTGGAGTTTCTGCACAAACACAAACTCTTGCCGCTCTTGGAAATCGAATCTCAGCTCATCGTGGCCGTTGGAGACCCGAACGACACCGAGGGTCTGCGCGAGCTGAGCGCGTTCGTGCCGGGCAAGGAACTCGTAGTCCAACTGGCCGATGCTTTCCAGATCGAGAAAGCCCTCGAGTTTGCCGCCGCGCGGCTCCTTAGCGTCGAAGCACTTTCGTCTCCCCCTGAACGAGTGGATTCGGAAACCGCCGAGACCCACGAGCTTCTTGAATCGTGTTTGGAGAGAGTGTTTGAAGAACCCAACGCCGATGTGGTGTTGCGGACTTCCGGGGACCACGCGTTTGTTGTTCGCGAGAAGCTCGCCGGCGACTTGCAGCGTTTGCCGCTGCGAGTGATTTCAGTGGATGTTGCAGGAGGCCTTGTCGAGGCTTTGCGCGCACGAACGGTCTGGTGGGGGCACCCGCTGGATGCGGTCGGGCACCTTGAGTTGCCTGTCAAGTTTCAAGGGCGAGGTTTTCGCGTTCAGGCGGCCTATCTTTTGGACGGCAACGGCGCTGTTGTGCGACTCCGAGCACTTTCGCAGAGCCCGCCCTCCCCTTGCGCGGAGCATATTTCTGTGGCGGAACGCCTCCGCTGTCCTTTGACAGTTATTCGCTATGAGGACGCCTCGCCACTTGCCCAATTCTTCTCGTCCTTGTGCAGTACACACGCTGGGGACTGCGTCGTGCTGTTCACAGATGTCGTGCGGTGCCTGTTCCCTCGCGCCATACAATTTTCTGCACTTGCGAGCGATCCAGTGGTGCTTGTGCGTCGCCTGACGCCTTCGGTTGTGGCTTTTGATGTGCTCTGCGCCCGTGAGGTCTTCGAACGGCTGCGGGCAGAGTTCCCCCGTTCCCCCCGCGTCATTCTCGCTGCGCCACTTGGCGCGGAAGACAAGTCACTTCCCACATGGATGGAGCAGTTCATCCGAGATGGGCAAGCAGCCGTCGTCCGGCTGACAGCTTCCACATGCTCTCTGGAAGTGTTGCCCCCTGCGGTTGCGGCTCAACCCGAGATTCCGGAGGAACAGCGATGGACTTAG
- a CDS encoding Type IV pilin PilA: protein MQKKGFTLIELLIVVAIIAILAAIAVPNFLEAQTRSKVSRCKADMRSLVTALESYAVDNNKYPPPADTAVYTSADAWGTHFHSRIPNYLTTPVAYVTALYQDPFVTQNNTFTSATYPDSTQVGKRYVYYETEGMVQNLGDFWGGTLVPWLGKWAMYGYGPDRTPFQGAKATLLPYDPTNGTVSPGNIVRCQRNVDGTPVNPVTGTFLWPWFSAKSEREGGERRMFLSPPFSLTCENPVLPLTGRSHFPQFRVAGA, encoded by the coding sequence ATGCAAAAGAAGGGATTCACTCTCATCGAGCTTCTGATCGTCGTCGCAATTATTGCTATTTTGGCCGCGATTGCGGTCCCTAATTTCTTAGAAGCTCAGACCCGTTCGAAGGTCTCGCGGTGCAAGGCGGACATGCGTAGCTTGGTCACAGCCCTCGAGTCCTACGCGGTGGACAACAACAAGTATCCACCGCCGGCAGACACGGCGGTCTACACGAGCGCAGATGCGTGGGGAACACATTTCCATTCCCGCATTCCCAACTACCTGACGACGCCGGTGGCGTACGTGACCGCACTGTACCAAGACCCATTTGTTACCCAGAATAACACGTTTACAAGCGCCACGTACCCAGATTCCACGCAGGTGGGTAAACGTTACGTCTACTACGAGACCGAAGGCATGGTCCAGAACCTCGGGGATTTCTGGGGTGGAACGCTCGTTCCGTGGCTTGGCAAGTGGGCGATGTATGGCTATGGTCCGGACCGAACTCCGTTCCAAGGGGCAAAAGCCACTCTGCTTCCTTACGACCCCACGAACGGCACGGTGAGCCCGGGCAACATCGTGCGCTGCCAGCGCAACGTGGATGGGACGCCGGTCAACCCTGTCACGGGCACGTTCCTGTGGCCGTGGTTCTCTGCTAAGTCAGAGAGGGAAGGAGGAGAGAGAAGAATGTTTCTTTCTCCTCCTTTTTCTCTTACATGCGAGAATCCCGTTCTTCCACTCACCGGCCGAAGCCACTTCCCCCAATTCCGCGTAGCCGGAGCTTAA
- a CDS encoding Twitching motility protein PilT, whose amino-acid sequence MTYQLEALLAEVVRHDASDLYLTAEAKPMIAVHGQLTAIGELPLTPEDTVRLAQEAMTPEQWDEFRHRRDLNFAIKVAGHRFRFNAYYQRSTVAMVARLIRQEIRSFEELGLPQVLADLVMSPRGIILVTGATGTGKSTTLATMIDWRNRNSSGHIVTIEDPIEFTHEHKGCVVSQREVGIDTESFHEALRSALRQAPQVILIGEIRDTETAMFALHASETGHLVLSTLHTNNANQTLERLLNLFPKELERQLLTQLSLNLRAIVSQRLVPRIGGGRVVVVEILLNTPRVQELIAQGDVEELKGVMAKSAKDGMQTFDMHLYELVKAGIVEEEVALRYADSANDLKLRLRGIGGSGFGR is encoded by the coding sequence ATGACTTACCAGCTTGAAGCACTTTTGGCAGAAGTGGTGCGACACGACGCCTCGGACCTCTATCTCACTGCCGAGGCTAAACCTATGATTGCGGTCCATGGTCAACTGACTGCAATCGGTGAATTGCCTCTGACTCCTGAAGATACCGTCCGATTAGCTCAGGAGGCTATGACTCCAGAACAGTGGGACGAATTTCGTCATCGGCGAGATTTGAATTTTGCCATTAAGGTCGCAGGTCACCGCTTCCGGTTCAACGCCTACTATCAGCGCTCAACAGTGGCAATGGTAGCGCGCCTCATTCGGCAAGAAATTCGCTCTTTCGAAGAATTAGGGTTGCCGCAAGTGTTGGCCGATCTTGTGATGAGTCCGCGGGGGATTATCCTCGTCACGGGTGCGACGGGGACAGGCAAGTCCACCACGCTTGCAACGATGATTGATTGGCGCAACCGCAACTCCTCGGGCCACATCGTCACCATTGAGGATCCAATCGAGTTTACGCATGAACACAAGGGCTGTGTGGTGAGCCAACGGGAGGTGGGCATTGATACGGAAAGTTTTCATGAGGCCTTGCGAAGCGCGTTGCGCCAAGCACCGCAAGTGATTCTTATTGGGGAGATTCGGGATACCGAAACGGCTATGTTCGCCCTCCACGCGAGCGAAACGGGGCATTTGGTGCTCTCGACTCTACATACGAACAATGCCAATCAAACCCTTGAGCGCCTCCTGAATCTATTTCCTAAAGAGCTGGAACGGCAGTTACTCACCCAGCTCTCCCTCAATCTGCGGGCGATTGTGAGCCAGCGGCTGGTACCACGCATTGGCGGTGGACGTGTGGTGGTGGTCGAGATCCTTCTCAATACTCCGCGCGTGCAAGAACTCATTGCGCAAGGGGATGTCGAGGAGCTCAAAGGTGTGATGGCAAAAAGCGCAAAGGACGGGATGCAGACGTTCGACATGCACCTGTACGAGCTGGTCAAGGCCGGCATTGTGGAAGAGGAAGTGGCTTTGCGGTACGCAGATTCTGCAAACGATCTTAAGCTCCGGCTACGCGGAATTGGGGGAAGTGGCTTCGGCCGGTGA
- a CDS encoding Twitching motility protein PilT, with the protein MDLADLLIDTRDKGASDLHLTVGAPPCQRIHGRIVPMEAPILDRDMLHTMIYDILTDDQKKRLERDLELDFALEFGEAVRFRANVYFNRRGEGAVFRVIPTKIKTLDELGMPPVLKELCHRPRGLILVTGPTGSGKSTTLAAMIDYINETREDHIITIEDPIEFVHQHKKCLVNQREVGVHTHSFANALRSALREDPDIILVGELRDLETISLALTAAETGHLVFGTLHTSSAPKTVDRLIDVFPPEQQEQVRVMFSESVQGVICQTLIPRLDGRGRVCAMEIMVATPAVRSLIREAKTHQLPSILQVSAKYGMQTLDQVLKQLVYEGVISKEQAITHANNKFLFDADEGFAPIGQAGTPGGTSTPSASATPTTSRPTPAAARRESSTPPPPQDEEDWMKVFGKRK; encoded by the coding sequence ATGGACTTAGCGGACCTGCTCATTGATACGCGCGACAAAGGCGCTTCGGATCTTCATCTCACGGTCGGTGCACCGCCCTGCCAGCGTATCCATGGCCGGATCGTCCCGATGGAGGCTCCGATCTTGGATCGCGACATGCTCCACACGATGATCTACGATATCCTTACGGACGACCAGAAGAAGCGCCTCGAGCGGGACCTTGAGTTGGATTTTGCGCTCGAGTTCGGTGAGGCAGTGCGGTTCCGCGCCAACGTTTACTTCAACCGGAGGGGCGAAGGCGCCGTTTTCCGAGTCATCCCCACAAAGATCAAGACGCTTGATGAGCTCGGGATGCCGCCGGTCCTCAAAGAGCTTTGCCATCGCCCCCGCGGGCTCATCTTAGTGACGGGTCCGACAGGAAGCGGCAAATCCACTACGCTCGCCGCGATGATTGATTATATCAACGAGACCCGCGAAGACCATATCATTACGATTGAGGACCCGATCGAGTTTGTCCATCAGCACAAGAAGTGTCTCGTGAATCAACGCGAGGTGGGCGTCCACACCCACAGTTTTGCCAACGCCCTACGCAGCGCGCTGCGTGAGGACCCCGATATCATTTTGGTGGGGGAGCTGCGAGATCTTGAAACCATTTCACTCGCTCTGACGGCTGCCGAGACTGGCCACTTAGTGTTTGGCACACTCCACACCAGTAGCGCACCCAAAACGGTGGACCGACTCATTGATGTTTTCCCGCCAGAACAGCAAGAGCAGGTGCGGGTGATGTTTTCGGAGAGTGTGCAGGGCGTCATTTGTCAGACCCTGATCCCACGTTTGGATGGACGCGGCCGAGTCTGTGCAATGGAGATCATGGTGGCGACGCCCGCCGTCCGATCCCTGATCCGAGAAGCAAAAACCCATCAGCTCCCGTCCATTCTCCAAGTGAGCGCAAAATACGGCATGCAGACTCTCGATCAGGTTTTGAAGCAACTAGTGTACGAAGGGGTCATTTCCAAGGAGCAGGCCATTACGCACGCAAACAACAAATTCTTGTTCGACGCTGATGAGGGGTTTGCCCCGATTGGCCAAGCTGGAACACCGGGAGGCACAAGCACACCTTCCGCAAGCGCCACCCCAACAACATCTCGTCCCACTCCCGCAGCAGCTCGCCGCGAAAGTTCGACGCCACCACCGCCCCAAGACGAAGAAGATTGGATGAAGGTGTTCGGCAAGCGGAAGTGA
- a CDS encoding Magnesium and cobalt efflux protein CorC, with amino-acid sequence MEEFLSTIGRLVAVIFLLLLNGFFVAAEFAIVRVRGTTVEKLLKRGSRRAKILDHLVKHLDAYLSACQLGVTIASILLGWVGEETMRRIFVEPVFRAFSIHNETAMRWTSFFFGTGLVVYLHVVVGELAPKSLAIRKAEPTAMWIAYPLYFFDLVFKPAIALLNRSSDALLRIFGIQPVSGEEMVHTLEELRMLVAASERSGVLPTEKHDLLENVFELSSRTVRQIMVPRTEVAFFNIQKPLAYNLMIAEQTAHSRYPLVDGDLDHVLGIVHMKDLFWQMKDLEAIAAGQGEPEYRNPMIAGGDLEANPPASGAEFLKHIARETFFVPETMRIDALLREFQQRRLHMAIVVDEYGGTAGLVTFENVIEAIVGQIQDEFDQEAPRIREIGEREYLVDGVTLLDEVNDALGTSFTSEEVDTIGGLLLNALGRMPKAGDSVTIDGVELIVSEMRQHRIHRVHVKLPPPETPETDQEETPENAEGSGEE; translated from the coding sequence ATGGAAGAATTTCTATCCACGATTGGGCGACTGGTCGCCGTTATATTCCTTCTACTCCTGAACGGTTTCTTTGTCGCGGCGGAATTTGCCATCGTTCGGGTCCGAGGCACCACGGTTGAGAAACTCCTGAAGCGAGGTTCGCGTCGCGCGAAGATCCTCGACCACCTCGTCAAGCACTTGGATGCTTATCTGAGCGCTTGCCAGCTGGGGGTGACCATTGCCTCCATTCTGCTTGGTTGGGTGGGCGAGGAAACAATGCGGCGCATCTTCGTGGAACCTGTTTTTCGTGCATTCTCGATTCACAACGAAACAGCGATGCGTTGGACCTCCTTTTTCTTTGGGACAGGGTTAGTTGTTTATCTCCATGTGGTGGTTGGCGAGTTGGCTCCCAAGAGTCTGGCGATCCGCAAGGCGGAGCCCACGGCGATGTGGATTGCCTATCCTCTTTATTTCTTTGATTTGGTTTTTAAGCCCGCGATTGCGCTGCTGAATCGCAGTTCGGACGCGCTCTTGCGGATTTTTGGCATTCAGCCGGTGTCGGGCGAAGAGATGGTGCACACCTTGGAAGAGCTGCGGATGCTTGTGGCGGCCTCTGAGCGATCGGGAGTCTTACCGACCGAAAAGCACGACCTGCTGGAGAACGTGTTTGAGCTATCCTCGCGCACGGTGCGGCAGATCATGGTTCCCCGAACCGAAGTCGCGTTTTTCAACATTCAGAAGCCGCTCGCTTACAACCTTATGATTGCAGAACAAACGGCCCACAGCCGCTATCCACTCGTGGATGGCGACTTGGATCACGTGCTCGGCATCGTCCACATGAAGGACCTTTTCTGGCAGATGAAGGACCTTGAGGCAATTGCGGCGGGGCAAGGCGAGCCAGAATATCGCAATCCCATGATCGCCGGAGGCGATCTTGAGGCGAATCCACCCGCCTCGGGGGCAGAGTTCTTGAAACATATCGCGCGTGAAACGTTTTTTGTGCCCGAGACCATGCGCATTGATGCCCTCCTGCGCGAGTTTCAGCAACGGCGCCTTCACATGGCGATTGTGGTCGACGAATATGGTGGGACTGCCGGCCTCGTGACCTTCGAAAACGTGATTGAAGCCATCGTCGGCCAAATTCAGGATGAGTTTGATCAGGAAGCCCCACGCATCCGCGAAATTGGAGAACGAGAGTACTTGGTCGATGGAGTCACCTTACTCGATGAAGTGAACGATGCTCTTGGCACCTCCTTTACCTCGGAGGAGGTGGATACCATTGGCGGCTTGCTGTTGAATGCGTTGGGCCGCATGCCGAAAGCTGGCGACTCAGTCACAATTGACGGCGTCGAGCTCATCGTCAGCGAAATGCGCCAGCATCGGATTCACCGAGTACACGTCAAACTGCCGCCTCCCGAAACGCCCGAGACCGACCAAGAGGAGACGCCAGAGAATGCCGAGGGAAGCGGCGAGGAGTAG
- a CDS encoding Methyltransferase, giving the protein MEFEFKQPLLTLKPVAGHFDSLEWRDGTLRGHGWLFALGKRPESATLFVNGQAVGVVRPESRPDVEEACRWANDSQPLGFRFELSNAALAPKRVDVVAISNKRPIGRLSSYVLQPQDRELPLPPSALAERVSGVSGEHFLVQGLKMFTDLTDVFLRYGIPTTGQLLDWGCGCGRVARYFLSRLPAFRLTGCDIDPEAIEWCGENLPGGVFLKVKLSPPTPFEDNTFQVILACSVLTHLDREAQAAWLAEIQRLLAPGGYFLASTNAEFAYRLKHPDVRPTGWRRWLERVVGTSRAPGLLRDIDDSMPDPNMRWFVPETVYRMVFQPKRYTVQLCSRYLRVVAYVPCGLDGFQDLIVCQKPKTGV; this is encoded by the coding sequence ATGGAATTCGAATTCAAACAACCTTTGCTTACGCTGAAACCCGTGGCGGGTCATTTTGATAGCTTAGAATGGCGCGACGGCACGTTGCGCGGGCACGGCTGGCTTTTTGCGCTCGGGAAGCGACCTGAAAGTGCGACCCTTTTTGTCAACGGGCAAGCGGTGGGTGTGGTTCGTCCCGAGAGCCGGCCGGATGTGGAGGAAGCATGTCGATGGGCTAATGATTCGCAGCCCCTCGGTTTCCGGTTTGAATTGAGTAACGCAGCGCTTGCTCCTAAACGGGTGGACGTGGTGGCTATTTCCAACAAGCGGCCGATTGGGCGACTCAGCAGCTATGTGCTTCAACCTCAAGATCGAGAGTTGCCTCTTCCCCCTTCCGCTTTAGCAGAACGCGTTTCGGGCGTTTCCGGCGAGCACTTCCTTGTTCAAGGCCTGAAGATGTTCACGGATCTCACGGACGTGTTTCTCCGCTATGGGATCCCGACCACCGGCCAGCTTCTGGACTGGGGATGTGGTTGCGGTCGGGTAGCCCGGTACTTTCTTTCGCGATTGCCAGCGTTTCGCCTGACTGGTTGCGACATTGATCCCGAGGCTATTGAGTGGTGTGGCGAGAATCTGCCTGGCGGTGTTTTTCTGAAAGTTAAACTTTCGCCCCCTACCCCGTTCGAAGACAACACATTTCAGGTCATACTGGCGTGCTCGGTTCTGACGCATCTCGATCGAGAGGCTCAAGCCGCTTGGTTAGCCGAAATCCAGCGACTCCTCGCGCCCGGCGGGTATTTCCTTGCTTCCACCAATGCCGAATTCGCTTATCGACTAAAGCACCCGGACGTTCGGCCGACCGGCTGGCGGAGATGGCTTGAGCGTGTCGTTGGAACCTCTCGCGCGCCGGGGCTCCTGCGGGACATCGACGACTCGATGCCAGATCCCAACATGCGGTGGTTTGTGCCGGAGACAGTTTATCGGATGGTATTCCAGCCGAAACGTTATACCGTCCAGCTTTGCTCGCGCTATTTACGAGTGGTTGCCTATGTGCCGTGCGGCCTCGACGGTTTCCAAGACCTGATTGTTTGCCAAAAGCCGAAAACTGGCGTCTGA